In the genome of Astatotilapia calliptera chromosome 18, fAstCal1.2, whole genome shotgun sequence, the window GGGAACAGGCGGGAACATGAGGGAACGAGGAACAGGTGGCAACACGGCTGGAACTGATTGGGcaagacaacaaagtaaaacagaaaacactaacATGAGAcaagaccttcaaagtaaaacaagaaatacTTACACAGGACATTCGATGGAAGCAAAACCCAAGAACTAACAAAGACTGATCAAGAAATCAAAgatcaataataaaaacacagagtcGCCGACCGAGGACCGTGAGAGGCGCTCGGGGACATTCCTCGCGTGTCTCTGTCAGTCACCGCAGCAACAACAATTCTcccacaaataaaagaagagccGCTGCCTTCAGCCATCAAGGCActcattctattctattctactctattctattctactctaCTCTATTCTACTCtactctattctattctattccaaCATGATGAAGATTTTTTCTGCAACACATGATTAAACAGTAGAACTGATAAATATTACATGTTGATTCATAAAGAGACAGACTGGAAGAAATAAGTTTAACTTCCGTTTAAAAGACATTAAATAGATTATAATTCTATTCTGTAGTCTACTAAAGGCGtagttaaaaaatgtaaatctttACTTTAATGTCATCTTGaactaaatttaattaaaaaacacacttaatgtctgttatgtatttttagttatttttagattaaataaaataaaggaccaaccaaaaatatacttttatttaagtGTAATGGTCACTGAATTTAGTATTTGACGTtccattgttttaattaaatgacTTGATTACATTGAATTTCTTGAATTCATTCGGTCATTATTTcacatattaaaataaacctGATTCAACAACATTCATCACGTTACTGACTGAGATGCTTCATCCTAGCAAACAAGCATTTCCTCGTAGTCATTAATAGTCCATCGTTGATGTTTATTCATTGTGTCCTTTAGTTCTGTTGTAACGACCAGATAAGCTGTTCCTGTGTAAACACTGACGGGGGTCTTCCCTGTGGTGACGTCCAGGCTCTATTTTTATCTGGAGGTCAGCGACACGCAGCAggactatacacacacacacacacacacacacacacacacacacacacacacacacacacacacacacacacacacacacacacacacacacacaggagaaccAACAAGTCACAGGTGACCTGCTCCGCCCCCACATTTATGTCCACAGTGTCCCATATCAGTTTAAGTTAGAtaattaaagtgtgtgtgtgtgtgtgtgtgtgtgtgtgtgtgtgtgtgtgtgtgtgtgtgtgtgtgtgtgtgtgtgtgtcagtaagCCTGGTGTGGAAGTAAAGCCTGAGCAGCCAATGTGTGAGGAGCATGAAGATGAGAAGATCAACATCTACTGCGTCACCTGCAGCGCCCCCACCTGTTCACTCTGCAAGGTGTTTGGAGCGCACAAAGACTGTGAGGTCGCCCCACTCAACGACATCTTCAACAAGCAGAAggtcctctctctcacacacacacacacacacacagacgcacacacacacgcgcacacacacacacacacacgtacacacacacgcgcacacacacacacacacgcgcacacacacacacacgcgcacacacacacagacgcgcacacgcacacacacacacacgcgcacacacacacagacgcgcacacacacgcgcacacacacacagacgcacacacacacacgcgcacacacacacagacgcacacacacacacgcgcacacacacacacacgcgcacacacacacagacgcgcacacacacacagacgcacgcacacacgcgcacacacacacagacgtacacacacacacgcacacagacgcacacacacacgcacacagacgtacacacacacacacagacgcacacacacacgcacacagacgcacacacacacgcacacagacgcacacacacacacacacagacgtacacacacacacacagacgcacacacacacacacacagacgcacacgcacagacgcacacacacacacacacgcacacacacacacacacagacgcacacacacacacacacacagacgcacacacacacgcgcacagacgcacacgcacagacgcacacacacacacacgcacacacacacacacacacagacgcacagacgcacacacacacacacacacagacgcacacacacacacacacacacacacagacgcacacacacacgcgcacagacgcacacgcacagacgcacacacacacacacacacacacacacacacacacagacgcacacacacacacacacacagacgtacacacacacacacgcacacagacgcacacacacgcgcacagacgcacacacacacacgcacacagacgcacacacacacacgcacacagacgcgcacacacacacacacagacgcgcacacacacacacacacgcacagacggacacacacagacgtacacacacacacacacagacgcacacacacacacacacagacgcacacacacacacgcgcacacacacacacacgcacacacacacagacgcgcacacacacagatgcacacacacacacacacacacacagacgcacacacacacacagacgcgcacacacacgcgcacacacacacacacacacacgcgcacacacacacgcgcacacacacacgcgcacacacacacgcgcacacacacacgcgcacacacacacacacagacgtacacacacacgcgcacacacacacacacacgcgcacacacacacacacgcgcacacacacacacacgcgcacacgcacacacacacacacgcgcacacacacacagacgcgcacacacacgcgcacacacacacagacgcacacacacacacgcgcacacacacacagacgcacacacacacacgcgcacacacacacacacgcgcacacacacacagacgcgcacacacacacacacgcacgcacacacgcgcacacacacacagacgtacacacacacacgcacacagacgcacacacacacgcacacagacgtacacacacacacacagacgcacacacacacgcacacagacgcacacacacacgcacacagacgcacacacacacacacacagacgtacacacacacacacagacgcacacacacacgcacacagacgcacacgcacagacgcacacacacacacacacgcacacacacacacacacagacgcacacacacacacacacacacacgcacacacacacgcgcacagacgcacacgcacagacgcacacacacacacacgcacacacacacacacacacagacgcacagacgcacacacacacacacacacagacgcacacacacacacacacacacacacagacgcacacacacacgcgcacagacgcacacgcacagacgcacacacacacacacacacacacacacacacacacagacgcacacacacacacacacacagacgtacacacacacacacgcacacagacgcacacacacgcgcacagacgcacacacacacacgcacacagacgcacacacacacacgcacacagacgcgcacacacacacacacagacgcgcacacacacacacacacgcacagacggacacacacagacgtacacacacacacacacagacgcacacacacacacacacagacgcacacacacacacgcgcacacacacacacacgcacacacacacagacgcgcacacacacagacgcacacacacacacacacacacacagacgcacacacacacacagacgcgcacacacacgcgcacacacacacagacgcacacacacacacagacgcacacacacacacacagacgcgcacacacacacagacgcacgcacacacgcgcacacacacacagacgtacacacacacacacagacgcgcacacacacacgcacacagacgtacacacacacgcacacagacgtacacacacacacacagacgcacacacacacgcgcacagacgcacacgcacagacgcacacacacacacacacacgcacacacacacacacacagacgcacacacacacacacacacagacgcacacacacacacacagacgcacacacacacgcgcacagacgcacagacgcacacacacacacgcgcacacacacacacacgcacacacacacacagacgcacacacacacacacagacgcgcacacacacacagacgcacgcacacacgtgcacacacacacagacgtacacacacacacacagacgcgcacacacacgcacacagacgtacacacacacgcacacagacgtacacacacacacacagacgcacacacacacacacacagacgtacacacacacacacagacgcacacacacacgcgcacagacgcacacgcacagacgcacacacacacacacacacgcacacacacacacacacagacgcacacacacacacacacacagacgtacacacacacacacagacgcacacacacacgcgcacagacgcacacgcacagacgcacacacacacacacacgcacagacgcacacacacagacgcacacacacacacgcacacagacgcgcacacacacacacacacgcacacacacacacacacacgcacacacacacacacacagacgcacacacacacacacagacgcacacacacacacgcgcacacacacagacacgcacacacacacagacgcgcacacacacagatgcacacacacacacacacacacacagacgcacacacacacacagacgcacacacacacacgcacacacacacagacgcacacacacgcgcacacacacacagacgtacacacacgcgcacacacacacagacgcacacacacacacacagacgcacacacacgcgcacacacagacacacacagacgcgcacacacagacacacacacacgcgcacacacagacacacacagacgcgcacacacacacagacgcacacacacgcgcacacacacacagacgcacacacacacgcgcacacacagacacacacagacgcgcacacacacacagacgcacacacacgcgcacacacacacagacgcacacacacacgcgcacacacacacacacacacacacgcacacacacacgcgcacacacacacacacacacacgcgcacacacacacgcgcacacacacacgcgcacacacacacgcgcacacacacacgcgcacacacacacgcgcacacacacacacacacgcgcgcacacacacagacgcacacacacacacacgcacacacacgcgcgcacacacgcgcgcacacacacagacgtacacacacgcgcacacacacacacacgcgcacacacacacgcgcacacacacacacacacacacacgcgcacacacacacgcgcacacacacacgcgcacacacacacacacacacacacacagacgcacacacacgcgcgcacacacacgcgcgcacacacacagacgtacacacacgcgcacacacacacagacgcacacacacacacacagacgcacacacacacacacagacgcacacacacgcgcacacacacacgcgcacacacagacacacacagacgcgcacacacagacgcacacacacacagacgcacacacacacagacgcacacacacgcacacacacacacacagacgcacacacacacacacacagacgcacacacacgcacacacacacacacgcacacacacacagacgcacacacacctggaggctgagtgtgtgtgtgtgaaatgctTGAAGTGCTTGGTTCGGGTTAGAAAACAATGATTGATGGTTGAAGGCTGAACGTATGAGCTGCAGACATGAACACTCTTCATGGTCTGAAAGTCGTGCTGACTCTAAAAAGCAGGCGCGACACAATAACTAACGTTTTATGACCACTTCCTGTTACACCGGCTGACGTACCTGTGCCTGAAGGTCTGAGCCGCAGGTCAAAGACGAGAACGTGTGAgtgaggaggaggtgaggatggaggTGAGGATGGAGGTGAGGACGGAGGTGAAGACAGGGgtgaagaggaggtgaggaggaggtgagGGCAGAGGTGAGGACGGAGGTGAGGATAGGGGTGCggaggaggtgaggaggagTTGAGGAGGAGCTGAGGAGGGGAAGAGGAGGACGTGAGGAGGAGGCGAGGAGGAGGCGAGGAGGAGGTGAAGAAACGCTCAGATTTGTGGAGATGAAACCAGCGCAGTGATGTGAGCTCGTCCTTTTCTCATAGTCATAGAATTATCTGACAGcacgtgtgtgcacgtgtgtgtgtgtgcacgtgcgtgtgtgtgtgcacgcgcgtgtgtgtgtgcaggtcgAGCTGGCTGACTGTGTGTCCATGCTGGTCGGGAACAACGAGAGGATTCAGGCGATTGTCAGTCAGCTGGAGGAAACCTGCAGAGCCGTCGACGTGAGTTCACCTTCAGGTGTTTTCGCACCTTTAAGATGATTGGCTCCGCCCACAAACCACTCACCGTGATGGCCTCACTGTGTTGGCAGGAGAACAGTCGGCGACAGAAGTCGAAGGTGTGCGAGACATTCGATCACCTGTTCGCTCTActagaggagaagaagagcgaGATGACGGTGAAGATCAACGCCGAGCAGGAGGAGAAGCTGGACTACATTCGAGGCCTGAGGAGGAAGTACACCGAGCACGTGGACGGCACCGCCAAGCTGCTCGAAACTGCCATCCAGACCATGGATGAGTCTGAGATGGCCCTGTTTCTGCAGGTGAACCTGAACGCACCACGTCCTGTGCAGCACTTTATGTTAGCGGCTAAAACCTTAGCATCAGGCTGCCATCTTTAAACTCGCATGTACACAAGTTCACTGTTCATTGATGTAGTTTATGGTAGTTCAATAAGGAGAGCTCACTGGAAGACCTGGGCGTGGCTTATGGAGAAATGGGGTTATTTGGTGTTGGGCTTTGAATCCCGGAGTCTCCAGGCTGGTTGGCTCAAAGAAGGCGAGCGAGAAGAAGATTGGACAACAGTGATGATGTCAGCATTGAGACTGACAGCGTGGTAGCGGTAGTGAAGGCAGGAGGGTGATTACAGATCCTCCTTATTGAACTTTCACATAAGCTTCATGTCATTATGTTCTCCTACACACAGTTTAGCATGCCTCAATGTGTTAGCATATGCTGTTAGCATAGGGTGATAGCATGGAGCTTCAGCAGTAGCACTTGTTAATGATTATTAAAGTGTGCCTTCGTTTCTCGTTTACAGATGGCCAAACCTCTGCTGCAGAAGTGAGCTTCCtctttgctgttgtttgttgAATCTTTGTGCTtgctttgtttctgtgtctcgttgtttgttgtctgtttctcatggttgttttaataaatatttttgtttgctcTTCCTTGTTGTTACTGATGTCCGTTTTGTGCCATCAGGATCACGGAGGGCTCCGACACGTCTCACCTCGATAAGGTCCAGCACGGCTACGAGAACATGGATCACTTCACGGCGAACTTTGAGCATCAGAGGAGAGCGCTGAGCGACATCGACTTCATCAAGCGTAAACAGCGTCTTCACTTACCAATCACAGATAACTTCATGTTTTAGTAACGCCGTTTTAGTCTTCAGTAAAACTGTATCACTATCAATAACAGTGCGTACACACCGAGCGCGACAGACGCGAccagagcgtcaggtttacagGTAAAGTCAATGGAGGAGTGCGATGAAGCACGACTGGAGATCCCGCGAAACTtcagaagcagatttgcgtcggGAAAACACGCAGAAGTAAGTTTGAAGCAGAAGTAAAATATGcgctgcagtttgtgtgttgcattttgtgcatacgcgcTAATCGTGTCTACcactcgagttggaaaaatctgaactccagcgtcaagtCGCGctgcgacaaccaatcaggagcccaGTGACGTGATGCTCTGACCTAGTTTAAAGGGGCAGGTCCAGCCAAAGCCATTTATCAATATGGGGGAAAGGCTCATCAACGCCGTAGCCAACCACCCGGAGCTGtacgacaccagctgctttctctaCCGAGaactttaatattatttcaaataaatttttgtaataactaatgtctcagttctactacacagcaaatattggcacacaacttgacacatgtagaatttatctCATAATAAACTACTATATAGGAACATAGTGAAGACCAATTGTTTAAGAGAATAAAGAGAGGTTAGTTTATTTTGGAGGCAAACTCCATTTATTaagaaaatttttaaaaaggcaggaACGCTCATTAGAGTTTTGTGGGTGGCTCAGAGCCGTTGTGGGGAAGTCGCTGGGACTTCAAATGAGCTtattagcacaggtatcaataaaggactaccatgttaaatggcctgtatttgtaaagcgcttttactagtccctaaggaccccaaagcgctttacatatccagtcacccacccattcacacactggtgatggcagctacattgtagccacagccaccctggggcgcactgacagaggcgaggctgccggacactggcgccaccgggccctctgaccaccaccagtaggcaacgggtgaagtgtcttgcccaaggacacaaggaccgagactgtccaagtcggggctcgaaccggcaaccttccgattacaaggcgagcTCCcaacaggcgctctgcaggtgggattgagcgcctgtagtTGGTGTTTAGGCGGGCGATGCTTGGACCGCCGCGGGACAGCAGCTGCTCAAACTGGGCGAGGGAAAGACGGTGGTACTGCTGAAAGCGGCCGTCATCCAgacgcagctcctggagcaaatggtgaaactcaccaaactgctcatgcttctggaggacctgatggacccaggtacggcgaggacgtcctttacgctgctgctctgctctccacagtaaatagagaagggagactctctctcgacagctgccatcttgcaaacatACCGTGTGACactacttcctcccacatttccgctTCACGCGCGTGAAAATTGCATATTTTGAAGCACGACCAGTTTGCGCGTGCACATTCGCACCTCGAATGTGCACGCGACCAGCTAGGGGGTCTGGCGCTTTTTGGTCACGTCTATCGCGTAAGAGAATGCCATTGTTGCTAGCATACTGTTAATATTTACATTAAACACGGCTAATTTCtcagactggagcagacagtGTTTGCTTGGATTAGCTAACGTGCTAAACCAGGGGTCGGAAACccgcggctctttagtccttatttTGCGGCTCcgggtggtttgggaaaataaattagaagtatttagctgaagtgtattttatttgtgtttagttctttttaacttgtagttctaaattgggaGATTACtgtgattttgaaatataaaaataaaattatatcgtATTATTTGTTcgtcgctcaaaataagcgtcacactcgcggaagccggtgtacccgccgaaacgctgtgcatttatcgagactttcaaccccaggtgggccagttatggatcttcggatccacattatgtcagcagctgttctccaccgtgaactacgttaaaaacaaacaccgctcacgcctcacagatgacagcttacagtcctgcgtgaAGATGAAAGCCTCgttttgcagacgctgtgcgcagaggttcaggaccACAAGTctcattgtaaacatatcacagcagacccgacgatgCTTGCATGAAcaagcttttcagcatctctttattgaccgcttttcacacacggttgctgtacacatacagccggctgtagctttgcagctcacagcccgacacacaccaacacaacagcagagagagcacagactttaaggcggcgaggcgtgattgcgggtgccgctcaggtgcgtccgacTTCCAtgcagcggcactgcagaccacgccccgccacacacattaaccaggtaaaatacatatttaggcagaattttgcaaatatccatttttcatttttagcagcatagtacttttttccagttattttttaaaagtcagatcaaggctccaaaagcacaAAGGCGATATGAGGGTGGCTCACAGCAGTTTTTGTctgctggatcattttagttcagcgtCTTTCCTttggttatatttctttaagagttcaaaatgtgttaattacataaataaaaggtaattttctctgtagcacttcgtggatttcataagcaacacaccttagttgctccgtggattcttttaaaaagcagttaaaaacttttcttttcaaacaagccttttgttgtacgtattttatattctttacattatttacatttgatcttttacattgtgtataatgtctattgattgtattgtttattttaatatttgtgtgcagcgctttgtgactgcctgtctgtgaaaagcgcttaatgaataaactttacttacttactttagttgttcacacaaagcataaaggtaaaaataacaacatatacagtgttatcttcactttagatttcaaaaagtatttgcggctcccagttttcttttgcgtggaaaccgggtccaagtggctctttgggtgttaaaggttgtgACCCCTGTGCTTAGCCaagcacacacagcacagacgatgctataaatgtatttattcataaACCTTTTATACTTTAGCACGGTGCATGCTAACCTGCATGTGTGCTACATGCTAATTGTTAACACTGTGTTTCTCAGTTGATGAAGAcgaagatgatgatgaagatgagggGGAGGTCAAAGTTCAGACGGCCAGCAGTCCTGCAGAG includes:
- the LOC113010279 gene encoding E3 ubiquitin-protein ligase TRIM63-like, with product MESLEKQLICPICLEMFTKPVVILPCQHNLCRKCANDVFQASNPYLSTRSGSTVTSGGRFRCPSCRHEVVLDRHGVYGLQRNLLVENIIDMYKQGSTSKPGVEVKPEQPMCEEHEDEKINIYCVTCSAPTCSLCKVFGAHKDCEVAPLNDIFNKQKVELADCVSMLVGNNERIQAIVSQLEETCRAVDENSRRQKSKVCETFDHLFALLEEKKSEMTVKINAEQEEKLDYIRGLRRKYTEHVDGTAKLLETAIQTMDESEMALFLQMAKPLLQKITEGSDTSHLDKVQHGYENMDHFTANFEHQRRALSDIDFIKLDEDEDDDEDEGEVKVQTASSPAESQQAASAGLPANRQPPLSPGLSAPPPPKAPETTPPTSSQTKSASPSTSNQTPPPLPLPTTSPAPQSDLQSEAEDKDGPKHVFSFSWLNQK